One genomic window of Camelina sativa cultivar DH55 chromosome 5, Cs, whole genome shotgun sequence includes the following:
- the LOC104786052 gene encoding thioredoxin O1, mitochondrial: protein MKGNWSIVRRVFHRRFSTLRSSTPSSRLSTFSSSARPLMLAPNSMSSLMARNSLFTASNTGRSIDLNSSNTSLLHRRSLCSEAGGEKGVVMVKSEEEFTSAMSKAQDGSLPSIFYFTAAWCGPCRFISPVVVELSKQYPDVTTYKVDIDEGGISKTISKLNITAVPTLHFFKGGSKKGEIVGADVTKLKNLMEQLYK from the exons ATGAAGGGAAATTGGTCGATCGTCCGTCGGGTTTTTCACCGCCGGTTCTCCACTCTCCGGTCCTCGACACCATCTTCGCGATTATCCACTTTTTCCAGTTCCGCCCGACCTCTTATGTTGGCGCCAAACTCGATGTCGTCGCTGATGGCTAGAAACTCGTTGTTTACTGCCTCCAACACTGGCCGATCCATCGATTTAAACTCCTCCAACACTTCTCTTCTCCACCGGCGAAGCCTCTGTTCAGAAGCTGGAG GTGAGAAAGGTGTTGTTATGGTGAAATCAGAGGAAGAGTTCACCAGTGCAATGAGCAAAGCTCAAG ATGGATCTCTGCCATCCATCTTCTATTTCACTGCAGCTTGGTGTGGACCAT GCAGGTTTATCTCTCCTGTAGTCGTGGAGCTTAGTAAACAATACCCCGATGTAACTACGTATAAAGTCGACATTGATGAG gGTGGGATTTCAAAGACTATCAGCAAGTTGAATATCACAGCTGTG CCAACACTGCATTTCTTCAAAGGAGGCTCGAAGAAAGGGGAGATTGTGGGTGCAGATGTGACGAAGCTGAAGAATCTCATGGAACAGCTCTACAAGTAA
- the LOC104786053 gene encoding E3 ubiquitin-protein ligase ATL9-like, translated as MAILDTNSSLWIPRCNLVLLLIFFLLLQSVPYGSGQTTPPATQTKANDPVVIVITILFIVIFVMVFGSIFCRRSNARFYSRPSVFQSTDANAEARVVRITRSTARGLDAEAIESFPTFLYSEVKAVRIGKGGAECAVCLCEFEDDETLRMMPPCCHVFHTDCVDVWLSDHSTCPLCRADLFLDQTGDDESASSSESYMVSDPGTASDPVTDPDRGSGVLESSDAYLLDGVTWTNSNTTPRSKSTGLSSWRITGILFPRSHSTGHSLVQPVGNLDRFTLRLPDDVRRQLMKTSRTTMGHVTLLPQARCSRSGYRSGSVGSGRSVFSYGRKNYNNGRRLHSLSFSFSFRSGSVRSACSGDGPKNLPTAIEPGERSFERLRPDERV; from the coding sequence ATGGCGATCCTCGACACAAACTCCAGCCTTTGGATCCCACGTTGCAACCTTGTCTTgcttctcatcttctttctcttgcttCAGTCCGTTCCTTACGGATCGGGTCAGACCACACCACCCGCAACTCAAACGAAAGCCAACGATCCTGTTGTGATAGTGATCACGATTCTGTTCATCGTGATCTTTGTCATGGTCTTTGGCTCCATCTTCTGTCGTCGTAGCAACGCGCGGTTTTACTCACGTCCTTCGGTTTTCCAATCCACCGACGCAAACGCCGAGGCCCGCGTTGTCAGGATCACTAGGTCGACGGCGCGTGGACTCGACGCGGAGGCTATAGAATCTTTCCCGACGTTTCTTTACTCGGAGGTGAAGGCGGTGCGGATCGGGAAAGGTGGTGCCGAGTGTGCGGTTTGTCTCTGCGAATTCGAAGACGACGAAACGCTGCGTATGATGCCTCCTTGTTGCCACGTGTTTCACACCGATTGCGTCGACGTCTGGCTCTCCGATCATTCCACGTGTCCTCTCTGTAGAGCGGATCTTTTCCTCGACCAAACGGGTGACGACGAGAGTGCTAGTAGTAGTGAGAGCTACATGGTTTCGGATCCGGGTACGGCTTCGGATCCGGTTACGGATCCTGACAGAGGAAGCGGGGTTTTGGAATCTTCGGACGCGTATTTGCTGGATGGTGTGACGTGGACCAATAGTAACACAACGCCTCGGTCAAAGTCAACGGGATTGTCTAGCTGGCGTATAACCGGTATTTTATTCCCGAGATCTCACTCGACCGGGCATTCGTTGGTTCAGCCGGTCGGGAATTTAGACCGGTTTACGTTGAGGTTACCGGATGATGTGAGACGCCAGCTGATGAAGACATCGAGGACGACGATGGGACACGTGACGTTATTACCTCAGGCGAGGTGTTCACGGAGTGGTTACCGAAGCGGTAGCGTCGGGAGCGGTAGAAGCGTCTTCTCGTACGGACGGAAGAATTATAATAATGGTCGACGGCTGCATTCGTTgtctttctcattctcttttcgGAGTGGTTCTGTCCGGTCAGCTTGCTCCGGAGATGGGCCTAAGAATCTTCCGACAGCGATTGAACCTGGTGAACGGTCTTTCGAACGCCTCCGACCAGATGAACGAGtgtaa
- the LOC104786055 gene encoding putative phosphatidylinositol N-acetylglucosaminyltransferase subunit C: MEKNLAGDSIPRPKWRKVAYGGMQIGYDDNYTDESFLEEMVMNANVVRRDLLKVMKDSVSISQYLCIVALVVLVWVHTLESSLDENSLLLLDLSLLASGFLILLLTEEKMLSLSLLLRYLVNISFFTTGLYILAPIYQTLTRSISSDSIWAVTVSLLLLHLFLHDYSGSTIRAPGALNTPNLTSCISVNASIVASVFVASRLPSRLHVFAVMLFSLQVFLFAPLVAYCIKKFSFGLHLVFSFALMGLTLYSIFALHTLFFLVFLLLVLLVNVVCPYWLIRMQEYKFEINGPWDEAKLCFDITD; encoded by the coding sequence ATGGAGAAGAATCTCGCAGGAGACTCAATTCCGAGACCCAAATGGAGAAAAGTAGCTTACGGAGGGATGCAAATCGGATACGACGACAACTACACCGACGAATCGTTCCTAGAAGAAATGGTGATGAACGCAAACGTAGTGAGGCGTGATTTGCTCAAGGTGATGAAAGACTCAGTCTCAATCTCTCAATACCTTTGCATCGTTGCGCTTGTAGTCTTGGTTTGGGTTCACACTCTTGAATCATCTTTGGACGAGAACTCGCTTTTGCTACTTGATCTCTCACTTTTAGCATCTGGGTTCTTAATTCTCCTCTTAACCGAAGAAAAAATGTTGTCTTTGAGTCTTCTCTTGCGTTACCTCGTCAACATCTCTTTCTTCACCACGGGGCTTTACATCTTAGCTCCTATTTACCAGACGCTCACGCGATCTATCAGCTCAGATTCGATATGGGCAGTCACGGTTTCACTCCTCCTGCTTCACCTCTTCTTGCATGATTACTCTGGCTCCACCATTAGAGCTCCTGGAGCACTCAATACACCGAATCTAACGAGCTGCATATCTGTCAATGCTTCAATCGTTGCTTCAGTCTTTGTTGCTTCACGTCTTCCTTCTAGGCTCCATGTCTTTGCTGTGATGCTTTTCTCACTCCAAGTCTTCCTATTTGCTCCTCTCGTTGCTTACTGTATCAAGAAATTCTCATTTGGGTTGCATCTTGTCTTCTCCTTTGCTCTCATGGGTTTGACGCTTTACTCTATTTTTGCTCTGCATACACTCTTCTtccttgtctttcttcttcttgtgcttcttGTCAATGTTGTGTGTCCTTATTGGCTCATTAGGATGCAAGAGTATAAGTTTGAGATTAATGGTCCTTGGGATGAAGCCAAGCTTTGTTTCGACATTACAGATTGA
- the LOC104786056 gene encoding translation initiation factor eIF-2B subunit epsilon-like: protein MGAQKKGGGGARVSEDAEEQSRQRLQAILLADSFATKFRPVTLERPKVLLPIVNVPMIDYTLAWLEYAGIEEVFVFCCAHSTQIIEYLEKSEWYSHPNLVVRTIESHKSISAGDALRYMYEQQTETSQIQGDFVLVSGDTVSNMPLADLIQEHRDRKKKDEKAIMTMVIKQSKSSSLTHQSRLGTDQLFIAVDPLTKQLLHYEEDKIDHPSGSVCLDKSLLESNPSVLVCNDMQDCYIDICSPEVLSLFEDNFDYQHLRRHFVKGVLVDDIMGYKIFTHEIHSSYAARIDNFRSYDTVSKDIIQRWTYPYVPDINFSGNRPLRLGRQGIYRACDAVLSRSADVGASSVIGYGTKIGDGDKILNSVIGNGCCIGSNVVIEGSYIWNNVTIEDGCEIRNAIVCDGVKIRAGAVLQPGVVLSFNVVVGRDFVVPAYSKVSLLQQPTTEDSDDELEYADSSSATADQLSGLNLQMESKASELGPDGAGYIWEVCEGAHDEEWKHSVAPIPEDKLAEITQAIDDDDTDDESVVPTSGELKSDADSINTDMNDPNDDYDYFEKEVEGTVLRAVEENIKVDLVTLEINGLRLSYNMESADCAGATFYSMMKLAVDTPHNSASELYKNAASIITKWKELLGFYVKKIDEQIEVIMKFEEMCQESPKELGPLFTQILHLLYDKDVLQEDAILRWAEEKAGADEADKVYLKQCDTFIQWLKEASEEEDEDDEDEEEDD from the coding sequence ATGGGTGCTCAGAAGAAAGGCGGCGGCGGCGCTAGGGTTTCAGAGGATGCGGAGGAACAAAGTCGTCAACGGTTGCAAGCAATTCTACTCGCCGATAGCTTCGCCACAAAATTCCGTCCCGTAACCCTAGAACGCCCAAAGGTACTGTTACCAATAGTGAATGTCCCGATGATTGATTACACATTGGCATGGCTCGAATACGCTGGGATAGAAGAAGTATTCGTGTTCTGCTGTGCTCATTCGACTCAGATTATCGAGTATCTTGAGAAATCTGAGTGGTACTCTCACCCAAACTTGGTTGTGAGAACGATCGAGTCTCACAAATCCATCAGTGCTGGAGATGCTTTGCGTTACATGTATGAACAACAGACCGAGACGTCTCAGATTCAAGGTGATTTCGTTCTCGTTAGTGGTGATACTGTGAGTAATATGCCGCTGGCTGATTTGATTCAAGAACATAGAgataggaagaagaaggatgagaaagCTATCATGACTATGGTTATTAAGCAGTCTAAATCTTCGTCACTTACTCATCAGTCAAGATTAGGAACGGATCAGCTTTTCATTGCTGTAGATCCTTTGACAAAGCAGCTTCTTCATTACGAGGAGGATAAGATTGATCATCCAAGTGGGTCAGTTTGCTTAGATAAGTCGTTGTTGGAAAGTAATCCTTCTGTGTTAGTGTGTAATGATATGCAGGATTGTTACATTGACATATGTTCCCCTGAGGTGCTTAGTCTTTTTGAGGATAACTTTGATTATCAACATCTTCGTCGTCATTTTGTCAAAGGTGTGcttgttgatgatattatgGGTTACAAGATTTTCACTCATGAGATTCATTCGAGCTATGCTGCTAGGATTGATAATTTCCGAAGCTATGACACGGTTAGTAAAGATATAATTCAGAGGTGGACGTATCCTTATGTACCAGATATAAATTTTAGTGGAAACCGCCCTTTAAGGCTCGGGAGACAAGGGATATACCGGGCTTGTGATGCTGTTCTGTCACGATCTGCTGATGTTGGAGCTTCTTCTGTCATTGGATATGGCACTAAAATTGGTGATGGGGATAAAATCTTGAACTCGGTTATTGGGAATGGATGTTGTATTGGATCAAATGTCGTGATAGAAGGCTCGTACATATGGAACAATGTGACGATTGAAGATGGGTGTGAGATAAGGAATGCTATCGTCTGTGATGGGGTGAAAATCAGAGCAGGAGCTGTTCTGCAGCCTGgtgttgttttgtcttttaatgTTGTTGTTGGGCGGGACTTTGTTGTGCCTGCGTACTCCAAGGTTTCACTGCTTCAACAGCCAACGACAGAAGACAGCGATGATGAGCTGGAATATGCTGATAGTAGCAGCGCGACTGCAGATCAATTGTCAGGCCTAAATTTGCAAATGGAGTCCAAAGCATCTGAGCTTGGTCCTGATGGAGCAGGTTACATATGGGAAGTATGTGAAGGGGCTCATGATGAGGAGTGGAAGCATTCAGTTGCACCAATCCCCGAGGATAAACTTGCGGAGATTACTCAGGCAATAGACGATGATGACACCGATGATGAAAGTGTTGTCCCAACTTCTGGAGAGTTGAAATCTGATGCTGATAGTATCAACACTGATATGAATGATCCCAATGATGACTATGATTACTTTGAGAAAGAGGTTGAAGGTACAGTCTTAAGGGCTGTTGAAGAGAATATCAAAGTGGACCTTGTAACTCTGGAGATTAACGGGCTACGGTTGTCGTACAACATGGAATCTGCAGATTGTGCAGGAGCAACATTCTACTCGATGATGAAACTGGCAGTTGATACTCCACACAACTCTGCAAGTGAGTTGTATAAAAACGCCGCGAGTATCATTACAAAATGGAAGGAGCTTCTCGGGTTCTATGTGAAGAAAATTGATGAACAGATAGAAGTGATTATGAAGTTTGAAGAGATGTGTCAGGAATCTCCCAAAGAGTTGGGCCCTTTGTTTACACAAATCCTGCATCTTCTATATGACAAAGACGTGTTGCAAGAAGATGCCATCTTGAGATGGGCTGAAGAGAAAGCAGGCGCGGATGAAGCTGACAAAGTATATCTTAAACAATGCGATACATTCATTCAGTGGCTTAAAGAAGCAtctgaggaggaagatgaagatgatgaagacgaagaagaagatgactga
- the LOC104786057 gene encoding probable splicing factor 3A subunit 1: MIQTSLPPPPDDVDFKSIMMERLSRMAARGGLAMEETLKKCYAGRGVSSSCSFVYPEDPDHHLFKQKIAEYTKFPPRLPLGGIPTMKLASSLCARPLPLGMIPLPPPRPLHEKPEPKRTSSLFARPPVGMIPPPPLHDKAEPKIMMHPPPPLHEEPETKREKLQEDEFCAHHPGLSTFTICVKTGVVLKITVQSLSETVGSLKEKIAGELGIPANQQKLFGKTGFLKDDNMPLAHYGLGAVEKLRLTY, translated from the exons ATGATTCAAACTTCACTACCACCTCCTCCAGATGATGTTGATTTCAAAAGTATTATGATGGAGAGACTTTCAAGAATGGCCGCCAGAGGGGGATTGGCGATGGAGGAGACGCTGAAGAAGTGCTATGCTGGCCGTGGTGTTTCATCATCATGCAGCTTTGTCTATCCCGAAGATCCTGATCATCATCTTTTCAAGCAGAAAATTGCTGAATACACCAAGTTTCCTCCTCGTCTACCACTGGGGGGGATACCAACGATGAAGCTGGCATCATCTCTGTGTGCTCGTCCACTACCACTGGGGATGATACCATTACCACCTCCTCGTCCTCTACATGAGAAACCAGAGCCAAAGAGAACATCATCTCTGTTTGCTCGTCCTCCAGTGGGGATGATACCCCCACCTCCTCTACATGATAAAGCAGAGCCGAAGATAATGATGCATCCACCACCGCCTCTACATGAGGAAccagagacaaagagagaaaagcttCAAGAAGACGAGTTTTGTGCTCATCATCCG GGTTTATCTACATTCACGATTTGTGTGAAAACTGGTGTAGTCCTCAAGATCACAGTGCAGTCGTTATCCGAAACCGTGGGAAGtctgaaagaaaaaattgcAGGGGAGTTGGGAATTCCAGCAAACCAGCAGAAGCTATTTGGAAAAACTGGGTTTTTGAAGGACGACAACATGCCACTTGCACATTACGGTCTTGGAGCAGTGGAGAAGCTGAGATTGACGTACTGA
- the LOC104786058 gene encoding cationic amino acid transporter 5-like: MDGEERGYWRWSKRDFFPEESFQSFGSYRAALSQTCSRFKNRLVSRSDDDTERFELKKQSEHEMKRCLTWWDLVWFGFGSVIGAGIFVLTGQEAHEQAGPAIVLSYVVSGVSAMLSVFCYTEFSVEVPVAGGSFAYLRIELGDFAAFITAGNIILESIVGTAAVARAWTSYFATLLNRKPNALRIKTDLSSGFNLLDPIAVVVIAASTTIASISTRKTSLLNWIASAINTFVIFFVIVAGFIHVDTSNLTPFLPYGPEGVFRAAAVVYFAYGGFDSLATMAEETKNPSRDIPIGLLGSMSIITVIYCLMALSLSMMQKYTDIDPNAAYSVAFQSVGMKWGKYLVAIGALKGMTTVLLVAAMGHARYVTHIARTHMIPPIFALVHPKTGTPINANLLVSIPSALIAFFSGLDVLSSLLSISILFIFTMMPIALLVRRYYVREVTPRADLLKLIICLLVVVASSMGTSGYWGMRLKGSWIGYTITVPFWFLGTLGIVLFVPQQRTPKVWGVPLVPWLPCLSIATNIFLMGSLGAEAFIRFGVCTLVMLLYYLLFGLHATFDMAHQQIVPRS, translated from the coding sequence ATGGATGGTGAAGAGAGAGGGTACTGGAGATGGAGCAAGAGAGATTTCTTCCCTGAGGAATCTTTTCAGAGCTTTGGTAGTTACAGAGCTGCTTTGTCTCAGACATGTTCCAGGTTCAAGAACAGGTTGGTTAGTAGGTCTGATGACGACACCGAGCGGTTCGAGCTCAAGAAACAGAGTGAGCACGAGATGAAACGGTGTCTCACATGGTGGGATTTAGTAtggttcgggttcgggtcagTGATTGGAGCTGGAATCTTTGTTTTGACAGGTCAAGAAGCTCATGAACAAGCAGGACCTGCTATTGTGTTGTCTTatgttgtttcaggtgtttCTGCTATGCTCTCTGTCTTCTGTTACACGGAATTCTCTGTGGAAGTCCCCGTAGCTGGTGGTTCCTTCGCCTATTTACGGATTGAGCTTGGGGATTTTGCAGCGTTCATCACCGCAGGAAACATAATTCTTGAGAGTATAGTTGGCACTGCAGCTGTTGCTAGAGCCTGGACTTCATATTTTGCTACTCTTCTGAATCGCAAACCCAACGCTCTACGTATCAAAACAGATCTCAGTTCCGGTTTTAATCTCTTGGACCCAATAGCTGTTGTGGTTATAGCCGCTTCAACCACAATCGCATCGATCAGCACCCGAAAGACTTCATTGCTCAACTGGATAGCTTCTGCTATCAAcacttttgtgatattttttgtgATAGTAGCGGGTTTTATTCACGTAGACACATCAAATCTGACTCCATTCTTGCCTTATGGACCTGAAGGAGTGTTCAGAGCAGCTGCAGTTGTGTACTTTGCGTATGGAGGGTTTGATAGCCTAGCAACAATGGCTGAAGAAACCAAGAATCCATCAAGAGACATACCAATAGGGTTACTCGGTTCAATGTCGATAATAACAGTGATATACTGCTTGATGGCACTATCCTTGAGTATGATGCAGAAGTACACAGATATAGATCCAAACGCAGCTTACTCAGTAGCATTTCAGAGCGTTGGAATGAAATGGGGAAAGTACCTGGTGGCGATTGGTGCTCTCAAAGGAATGACCACAGTTCTTTTAGTAGCAGCAATGGGACACGCGCGATACGTTACTCACATCGCACGGACGCACATGATACCGCCTATATTTGCACTCGTCCATCCCAAAACCGGAACACCTATAAACGCTAACCTCCTAGTATCAATTCCAAGTGCTCTAATCGCTTTCTTTTCGGGTTTAGATGTTTTGTCAAGCCTCCTATCGATAAGTATTCTCTTCATCTTCACAATGATGCCTATCGCACTACTAGTGAGGAGATACTACGTGAGAGAAGTTACTCCAAGAGCTGATCTTCTTAAGCTTATCATCTGTCTCTTAGTCGTTGTTGCTTCTTCAATGGGAACCTCAGGTTATTGGGGAATGCGGCTCAAGGGATCATGGATCGGTTACACAATAACAGTTCCTTTCTGGTTCTTGGGGACATTGGGGATTGTCTTGTTTGTTCCTCAGCAAAGAACACCGAAAGTGTGGGGCGTACCGTTAGTCCCATGGCTCCCGTGCTTATCAATAGCAACAAACATCTTCCTCATGGGATCTTTGGGAGCTgaggcttttataaggtttggGGTTTGCACTTTAGTCATGTTGCTTTACTATTTGTTGTTTGGTCTTCATGCAACATTCGATATGGCTCATCAGCAAATCGTGCCAAGATCTTAG
- the LOC104786060 gene encoding vacuolar-sorting receptor 5 translates to MCPPSNKGAVLAVILALTMVVVVNGVSARFFVEKGSLTVLNSWKMGGKHDAAIANFGLPNYGGFMIGSVVYAGQDAYGCDSFKKTFNSKSPYPKILLIDRGVCNFAMKIWNGQQAGAAAVLIADNIGEPLIAMDSPQDEDPDFIDKINIPSALILRSLGDSLKKALKRGEEVILKIDWSESIPNPDERVEYELWANTNDECGVHCDKQIDFIKNFKGTAQILEKGGFTLFRPHYIAWFCPKELRLGSQCKTQCINQGRYCAPDPKQDSEDGYNGRDVVYENLRQLCVHRVAKEKNTSWIWWDYVTDFNIRCSMKEKKYSKECAETVVESLGLSLEKIKKCIGDPDADVENEVLKAEQAFQLGQENRGVVTIFPTLIINNAKYRGKLERTAVLKAICSGFKERTEPSICLNTDIETNECLEANGGCWQDKISNLTACKDTFRGRVCECPVVNGVQYKGDGYTSCKPYGPARCSMNDGGCWSETRKGLTFSACLNSETSGCRCPLGFRGDGLKCEDIDECKEKSACQCDDCKCKNIWGGYECKCSNNSLYMKEEDTCIEKRSGSRSRWLFTIVVVIAIASISLGAYTFYKYHLQSYVDSEIACIMSQYIPLESQSIIQDAK, encoded by the exons ATGTGTCCTCCGAGTAATAAAGGAGCTGTTTTGGCTGTGATTCTAGCGTTGaccatggtggtggtggtcaaCGGGGTGTCAGCGAGATTCTTCGTGGAGAAGGGAAGCTTGACGGTACTTAATTCATGGAAAATGGGAGGTAAGCATGACGCAGCCATCGCAAACTTTGGTCTCCCCAACTACGGTGGTTTCATGATCGGCTCCGTCGTCTACGCTGGCCAAGATGCTTACGGATGCGactcttttaaaaaaaccttCAATTCCAAGTCTCCTTATCCCAAAATTCTCCTCATTGATCGTGGAG tgtGTAACTTTGCTATGAAGATATGGAATGGGCAACAAGCCGGTGCAGCGGCTGTTCTTATAGCAGATAACATAGGTGAGCCATTGATAGCAATGGATTCACCTCAAGATGAAGATCCTGACTTTATAGATAAAATCAACATCCCATCAGCTTTGATCCTTCGCTCTCTCGGAGATAGTCTCAAGAAAGCTCTTAAAAGAGGTGAGGAGGTAATCTTGAAGATAGACTGGAGTGAGTCTATACCAAACCCTGATGAAAGAGTTGAGTATGAGCTATGGGCTAATACTAATGATGAATGTGGTGTACACTGCGATAAACAGATAGATTTCATAAAGAACTTTAAGGGAACAGCTCAAATTCTTGAAAAAGGCGGTTTTACTTTGTTCAGACCTCATTACATTGCTTGGTTCTGTCCCAAAGAGCTTCGACTTGGTAGCCAATGTAAGACTCAGTGTATAAACCAAGGGAGGTATTGTGCTCCTGATCCTAAGCAAGACTCTGAAGATGGATATAATGGGAGAGACGTTGTTTACGAGAATCTGAGACAGTTATGTGTTCATAGAGTAGCTAAGGAAAAGAACACTTCTTGGATCTGGTGGGATTATGTGACAGATTTTAACATCAGGTGTTctatgaaggagaagaaatacAGCAAAGAATGCGCAGAAACTGTCGTGGAATCTCTCG GGTTGTCTCTTGAGAAGATCAAGAAATGCATTGGTGATCCTGATGCTGATGTAGAGAATGAAGTTCTTAAAGCCGAGCAAGCTTTTCAG TTAGGCCAAGAGAATCGCGGGGTTGTCACAATTTTTCCAACATTGATCATCAACAATGCTAAATATCGCGGTAAATTGGAGAGAACCGCAGTGCTGAAAGCTATATGTTCAGGATTCAAGGAAAGAACCGAACcttcaatatgtttaaatacAG ATATAGAGACCAATGAATGTCTTGAAGCAAATGGAGGATGCTGGCAAGACAAAATATCCAATCTAACGGCTTGCAAG GACACATTTAGGGGAAGAGTATGCGAGTGCCCTGTTGTCAATGGTGTTCAATATAAAGGAGATGGTTATACCTCCTGCAAGC CCTATGGACCTGCGAGATGTTCAATGAACGATGGAGGCTGCTGGTCTGAAACTAGAAAGGGTCTAACTTTCTCTGCTTGTTTG AACTCGGAGACATCAGGATGTCGTTGCCCTCTAGGCTTCCGTGGAGATGGTCTGAAATGTGAAG ACATTGATGAATGCAAAGAGAAATCAGCTTGTCAATGTGATGACTGCAAATGCAAGAACATTTGGGGAGGATATGAATGCAAATGTTCTAACAATAGTCTCtatatgaaagaagaagacacttGTATCG AAAAAAGAAGTGGATCAAGAAGCAGATGGTTGTTCACAATTGTGGTTGTAATCGCTATTGCAAGCATCTCTTTAGGTGCTTATACATTCTACAAGTACCATCTTCAG TCATACGTGGATTCAGAGATCGCGTGCATTATGTCTCAGTACATACCACTCGAGAGCCAAAGCATCATCCAAGACGCTAAGTAA